A DNA window from Centroberyx gerrardi isolate f3 chromosome 3, fCenGer3.hap1.cur.20231027, whole genome shotgun sequence contains the following coding sequences:
- the LOC139924846 gene encoding zinc finger protein Aiolos-like isoform X2: MNTENHPEFNSLEGDGTNVCSDVTDVKLQEEEEEREDNSFSGNGMECTEDMIQLKTEAEEIEDNELYLKAEEEKENIPKEEGEGASEDGMEEGFDEERPEEDEDEEEEERDGEGDEEGDALNEPQDLSLVDYTRYESAALPDAHAAVAAGSYMSGAVAPRSQAAGKLNCDICGLSCVSINVLLVHKRSHTGERPFHCTQCGASFTQKGNLLRHIKLHSGEKPFKCPMCSYACRRRDALSGHLRTHSEKPFKCNHCGRSYKQRSSLEEHRERCHVYIQSKGPAEREDGHTPRTQMGTERALLLDRLASNVAKRKSSMPQKFTGDNGVCLDLSFNRELTHRTDVMDVPPGSPGADAHHQQQLILSGPDGDPAPSHRPYPIPLTRSDISPLALTNGHKLGLPPSGLAHAAQPPQGHHSMDSFHTDSSQISQPLIYSLGHLLGAPNHQNGLPHPHAQSVPLRPLEPLRVVRADGEAGVVPGAVYPCGHCRVIFLDYVMFTIHMGCHGFRDPLECNVCGHRSRDRYEFSSHIARGEHRLELK, translated from the exons ATGAACACAGAGAACCATCCTGAATTTAATTCCTTAGAAGGAGACGGGACGA ACGTTTGCAGTGATGTGACAGATGtgaagctgcaggaggaggaagaagagagggaggacaacTCATTCAGTGGGAATGGAATGGAGTGTACTGAAG ATATGATACAACTGAAGACCGAGGCAGAAGAGATAGAAGATAATGAGCTGTACCTCAAGgctgaagaggaaaaagagaacataccaaaagaggagggagagggggccAGCGAGGACGGGATGGAGGAAGGATTTGATGAAGAGAGgccagaggaagatgaagacgaggaggaggaggagagggacgggGAGGGGGATGAAGAGGGAGACGCCCTAAATGAACCACAGGACCTGTCCCTGGTAGATTACACTCGTTATGAGAGCGCGGCCCTGCCAGACGCCCACGCAGCAGTGGCAGCAGGGAGCTACATGTCTGGAGCTGTGGCCCCCCGCAGCCAGGCAGCAGGCAAGCTCAACTGTGACATCTGTGGCCTGTCCTGCGTCAGCATCAACGTACTGCTGGTGCACAAGCGCAGCCACACTG GCGAGAGGCCATTCCACTGCACCCAGTGTGGGGCCTCCTTCACCCAGAAGGGAAACCTGCTTCGCCACATCAAACTACACTCCGGGGAGAAGCCTTTCAAATGCCCCATGTGCAGCTATGCCTGCCGCCGACGTGACGCCCTAAGTGGGCACCTGCGCACCCACTCTG AGAAGCCCTTCAAGTGCAACCACTGCGGCCGCAGCTACAAACAGCGCAGCTCCCTTGAAGAGCACAGAGAGAGGTGCCATGTGTACATCCAGAGCAAAGGTCCTGCTGAGAGAG AGGACGGCCACACACCCAGAACTCAGATGGGCACTGAGCGCGCTCTGCTTCTCGACAGGCTGGCCAGCAACGTAGCCAAACGGAAGAGTTCAATGCCACAGAAGTTCACTG GGGACAACGGTGTCTGTCTGGACCTGAGCTTTAACAGGGAACTCACCCACCGGACTGACGTCATGGACGTTCCGCCGGGCTCCCCGGGCGCCGACGCCCACCATCAGCAACAGCTCATCCTCTCAGGCCCCGACGGCGACCCAGCTCCTTCCCACAGGCCCTACCCCATCCCCTTAACCCGCAGTGACATCAGCCCCCTGGCCCTTACCAACGGTCACAAGCTGGGCCTGCCGCCGTCGGGCCTCGCGCATGCCGCCCAGCCACCCCAGGGACACCACAGCATGGACTCATTCCACACTGACAGCTCCCAGATCTCCCAGCCTCTCATATACAGCTTAGGGCACTTGCTGGGGGCGCCGAATCACCAGAACGGCCTCCCGCACCCCCACGCCCAGTCGGTCCCCTTGCGGCCCCTGGAGCCGTTACGGGTGGTGAGGGCGGACGGGGAGGCGGGGGTGGTGCCTGGGGCGGTGTACCCCTGCGGTCACTGCAGGGTGATCTTCCTGGACTATGTCATGTTCACCATCCACATGGGGTGTCATGGCTTCCGCGACCCGCTAGAGTGCAACGTGTGCGGCCACCGCAGTCGGGACCGCTACGAGTTTTCCTCCCACATAGCCCGCGGCGAGCACCGACTCGAACTGAAGTAG
- the LOC139924846 gene encoding zinc finger protein Aiolos-like isoform X1 translates to MNTENHPEFNSLEGDGTNVCSDVTDVKLQEEEEEREDNSFSGNGMECTEDMIQLKTEAEEIEDNELYLKAEEEKENIPKEEGEGASEDGMEEGFDEERPEEDEDEEEEERDGEGDEEGDALNEPQDLSLVDYTRYESAALPDAHAAVAAGSYMSGAVAPRSQAAGKLNCDICGLSCVSINVLLVHKRSHTGERPFHCTQCGASFTQKGNLLRHIKLHSGEKPFKCPMCSYACRRRDALSGHLRTHSVEKPFKCNHCGRSYKQRSSLEEHRERCHVYIQSKGPAEREDGHTPRTQMGTERALLLDRLASNVAKRKSSMPQKFTGDNGVCLDLSFNRELTHRTDVMDVPPGSPGADAHHQQQLILSGPDGDPAPSHRPYPIPLTRSDISPLALTNGHKLGLPPSGLAHAAQPPQGHHSMDSFHTDSSQISQPLIYSLGHLLGAPNHQNGLPHPHAQSVPLRPLEPLRVVRADGEAGVVPGAVYPCGHCRVIFLDYVMFTIHMGCHGFRDPLECNVCGHRSRDRYEFSSHIARGEHRLELK, encoded by the exons ATGAACACAGAGAACCATCCTGAATTTAATTCCTTAGAAGGAGACGGGACGA ACGTTTGCAGTGATGTGACAGATGtgaagctgcaggaggaggaagaagagagggaggacaacTCATTCAGTGGGAATGGAATGGAGTGTACTGAAG ATATGATACAACTGAAGACCGAGGCAGAAGAGATAGAAGATAATGAGCTGTACCTCAAGgctgaagaggaaaaagagaacataccaaaagaggagggagagggggccAGCGAGGACGGGATGGAGGAAGGATTTGATGAAGAGAGgccagaggaagatgaagacgaggaggaggaggagagggacgggGAGGGGGATGAAGAGGGAGACGCCCTAAATGAACCACAGGACCTGTCCCTGGTAGATTACACTCGTTATGAGAGCGCGGCCCTGCCAGACGCCCACGCAGCAGTGGCAGCAGGGAGCTACATGTCTGGAGCTGTGGCCCCCCGCAGCCAGGCAGCAGGCAAGCTCAACTGTGACATCTGTGGCCTGTCCTGCGTCAGCATCAACGTACTGCTGGTGCACAAGCGCAGCCACACTG GCGAGAGGCCATTCCACTGCACCCAGTGTGGGGCCTCCTTCACCCAGAAGGGAAACCTGCTTCGCCACATCAAACTACACTCCGGGGAGAAGCCTTTCAAATGCCCCATGTGCAGCTATGCCTGCCGCCGACGTGACGCCCTAAGTGGGCACCTGCGCACCCACTCTG TAGAGAAGCCCTTCAAGTGCAACCACTGCGGCCGCAGCTACAAACAGCGCAGCTCCCTTGAAGAGCACAGAGAGAGGTGCCATGTGTACATCCAGAGCAAAGGTCCTGCTGAGAGAG AGGACGGCCACACACCCAGAACTCAGATGGGCACTGAGCGCGCTCTGCTTCTCGACAGGCTGGCCAGCAACGTAGCCAAACGGAAGAGTTCAATGCCACAGAAGTTCACTG GGGACAACGGTGTCTGTCTGGACCTGAGCTTTAACAGGGAACTCACCCACCGGACTGACGTCATGGACGTTCCGCCGGGCTCCCCGGGCGCCGACGCCCACCATCAGCAACAGCTCATCCTCTCAGGCCCCGACGGCGACCCAGCTCCTTCCCACAGGCCCTACCCCATCCCCTTAACCCGCAGTGACATCAGCCCCCTGGCCCTTACCAACGGTCACAAGCTGGGCCTGCCGCCGTCGGGCCTCGCGCATGCCGCCCAGCCACCCCAGGGACACCACAGCATGGACTCATTCCACACTGACAGCTCCCAGATCTCCCAGCCTCTCATATACAGCTTAGGGCACTTGCTGGGGGCGCCGAATCACCAGAACGGCCTCCCGCACCCCCACGCCCAGTCGGTCCCCTTGCGGCCCCTGGAGCCGTTACGGGTGGTGAGGGCGGACGGGGAGGCGGGGGTGGTGCCTGGGGCGGTGTACCCCTGCGGTCACTGCAGGGTGATCTTCCTGGACTATGTCATGTTCACCATCCACATGGGGTGTCATGGCTTCCGCGACCCGCTAGAGTGCAACGTGTGCGGCCACCGCAGTCGGGACCGCTACGAGTTTTCCTCCCACATAGCCCGCGGCGAGCACCGACTCGAACTGAAGTAG
- the LOC139924870 gene encoding insulin-like growth factor-binding protein 4 has product MVRGGGVAVAPSCWGLWAVGALSLVALCWTEEAIRCPVCSEERLATCRLPDGCEETVREPGCGCCPTCALAKGAHCGVYSPRCGTGLRCYPPRGVERPLHSLMHGQGVCTDEREVEENSAMDRQDEIIPEHPNNSNIRCSPQDKRCIQKTLARHPPKSTNQRSNNAREDTKAALAPCRAELQRALDRLASNTRTHDDLYTIPIPNCDKNGDFHAKQCHPARDGQRGKCWCVDQKTGMKLPGPLELRGELDCHQLMTATLRE; this is encoded by the exons ATGGTGCGTGGAGGTGGCGTGGCAGTAGCTCCATCCTGCTGGGGCCTGTGGGCAGTTGGCGCCCTGTCGCTAGTGGCGCTGTGCTGGACAGAGGAGGCCATCCGCTGCCCCGTGTGCTCCGAGGAGCGGCTGGCCACCTGCCGCCTGCCGGACGGCTGCGAGGAGACGGTGCGGGAGCCCGGCTGCGGCTGCTGCCCCACCTGCGCCCTGGCTAAGGGGGCGCACTGCGGCGTCTACTCACCCCGATGTGGCACGGGCCTGCGGTGCTACCCGCCGCGTGGCGTGGAGAGGCCGCTGCACTCGTTGATGCACGGCCAGGGGGTGTGCACCGatgagagggaggtggaggagaactcag CCATGGACAGACAGGATGAGATCATCCCTGAGCACCCAAACAACAGCAATATCCGGTGCAGTCCACAGGATAAGCGCTGCATACAGAAGACCCTGGCCCGACACCCTCCTAAATCCACAAATCAGAGAAGCAACAATGCCAGGGAGGACACCAAGGCCGCGCTG GCTCCATGTCGTGCAGAGCTTCAGAGAGCACTGGACAGGTTGGCATCAAACACCCGCACACATGATGATCTCTATACAATCCCCATACCCAACTGTGACAAGAATGGAGATTTCCACGCCAAGCAG TGCCACCCAGCGCGTGACGGGCAGCGGGGAAAGTGCTGGTGTGTGGATCAGAAGACGGGCATGAAGCTGCCAGGGCCACTGGAGCTGCGAGGGGAGCTGGACTGCCACCAATTAATGACTGCTACCCTAAGGGAGTGA